One stretch of Hemitrygon akajei chromosome 18, sHemAka1.3, whole genome shotgun sequence DNA includes these proteins:
- the nkiras2 gene encoding NF-kappa-B inhibitor-interacting Ras-like protein 2, which translates to MGKSCKVVVCGLASVGKTAILEQLLYGNHTVGSETNETLEDIYVGSIETDRGVREQVRFYDTKGLREGTELPKHYYSFADGFVLVYSIDSRESFKRVEALKKEIDRSRDKKEVTIVILGNKCDLQEERRVDYDAVQQWAKLEKVKLWEVSVAERKTLIEPFVHLASKMTQPQSKATFPLSRKKGSGSIDT; encoded by the exons ATGGGGAAGAGTTGTAAAGTGGTGGTGTGTGGGTTGGCATCTGTTGGAAAAACTGCCATTTTGGAACAACTACTGTATGGAAATCATACTGTTG GTTCTGAGACAAATGAAACTTTGGAAGATATTTACGTTGGTTCTATAGAGACAGACCGTGGTGTCCGGGAACAGGTCCGTTTTTACGACACCAAAGGCCTGAGAGAAGGCACCGAGCTGCCCAAGCATTACTATTCCTTTGCTGATGGGTTTGTGCTGGTGTACAGCATAGACAGCCGTGAATCCTTCAAACGGGTCGAAGCTCTGAAAAAGGAAATTGACAGATCTCGCGATAAGAAAGAG GTGACCATTGTCATTCTGGGAAACAAGTGTGACCTTCAGGAAGAGCGACGTGTGGATTATGATGCCGTACAGCAATGGGCAAAGCTGGAGAAGGTTAAACTCTGGGAGGTGTCCGTGGCAGAGCGCAAGACTCTGATCGAGCCTTTTGTCCATCTGGCCAGCAAGATGACGCAACCTCAGAGCAAGGCCACCTTTCCCCTTAGTCGGAAAAAGGGGAGTGGTTCAATTGACACTTGA